From a region of the Neobacillus niacini genome:
- a CDS encoding dimethylarginine dimethylaminohydrolase family protein translates to MTLNHKTHCVNEYDSLKRVILCQPQYMTIREVINETQKEFKDEGIHIKRALEQHREFVRTLEANGIEVVLLPYHKKYPEQVFTRDIGFTLGQTIFVAKMAHDVRIGEEDVLKQWLDDEEMSYYNLAEDRIEGGDVIIDGETIYVGLSNRTHQEAVEHLQGLLIQYEVKAIPFKEKYLHLDCVFNVISPDTALIYRPALTEEDIGLFSSRYQLIEVSEDEQFTLGTNVLSIGNKKILSLPINKQVNQNLRNRGFEVIEVDISEIIKSGGSFRCCTLPILRG, encoded by the coding sequence ATGACGCTAAATCATAAAACACATTGTGTAAACGAGTATGACTCATTAAAACGTGTAATCCTTTGTCAGCCCCAATATATGACCATACGTGAGGTTATCAACGAAACACAAAAGGAATTTAAGGATGAAGGGATACATATTAAACGTGCGTTGGAACAACATAGGGAGTTTGTTAGAACCTTAGAAGCCAATGGAATAGAGGTTGTTTTATTACCTTATCATAAAAAATACCCAGAGCAGGTATTTACGCGTGATATTGGCTTTACCCTTGGACAAACCATATTTGTTGCGAAAATGGCTCACGATGTTCGTATCGGGGAGGAAGATGTTTTAAAACAGTGGCTTGATGATGAAGAAATGTCTTATTACAATTTGGCTGAAGACAGGATTGAAGGTGGAGATGTAATCATAGATGGGGAGACAATTTACGTTGGTTTAAGTAACCGGACTCATCAGGAGGCCGTAGAACATTTGCAAGGTCTTCTAATCCAATACGAGGTAAAAGCCATCCCTTTTAAGGAAAAATATCTTCATTTGGATTGTGTATTTAATGTTATATCTCCCGATACTGCCCTTATTTATCGGCCAGCCTTAACAGAGGAAGATATCGGCCTTTTTTCGTCTCGCTATCAATTAATTGAGGTTTCAGAGGACGAACAATTTACACTAGGAACAAATGTATTAAGTATAGGCAATAAGAAAATTTTAAGTTTACCCATAAATAAGCAAGTGAACCAAAATCTGCGTAACCGTGGGTTCGAAGTGATAGAAGTAGATATTTCAGAAATCATTAAATCCGGTGGATCCTTTCGCTGCTGTACACTGCCCATCTTAAGAGGATAA
- a CDS encoding alpha/beta-type small acid-soluble spore protein produces the protein MARNKLLVPGADNVLNQMKEEIANEFGVQLGADTTARANGSVGGEMTKRLVALAEQTLRNQQGI, from the coding sequence ATGGCTAGAAACAAACTATTGGTTCCTGGGGCAGACAATGTTCTGAATCAAATGAAGGAAGAAATCGCCAACGAGTTTGGAGTTCAACTTGGTGCTGATACGACCGCACGAGCAAACGGCTCAGTCGGTGGCGAAATGACCAAACGTCTTGTCGCGTTGGCTGAACAAACATTACGAAATCAACAAGGTATATAA
- a CDS encoding CAP-associated domain-containing protein: protein MFRLLRLIALLFLLYISWPFITKQLDNSDIHANFVSSLKENLKVPETISVLYDDIQQMLKQLGFQLEEMPLTQEESPETPLKKVELTTPVEQTFSIHNIELGNAKTDIEHNLGIAKRTSLNEYGVNWHAYHENYHNFFMVMYDNNDQAAGLYTNQDLLTSTNGIKIGTSSKESVRSILGEPITKVQKGMVIYQLQEESDNDLFLLDDAYVTIFYDKHENNTVTAIQIISKTMEDNKKDFYTEASPTLKEGFEYQMFDLTNAARVNHQLPILTWDDHVRETAREHSADMAEHDYFDHKNLQGQSPFDRMKEDAVAFHTAGENLAYGQLSSIFAHEGLMNSLGHRENILRQEYEYLGVGVAFNEKSQPYYTQNYYAN, encoded by the coding sequence ATGTTTCGTTTATTACGATTAATTGCCTTATTATTTTTACTATATATTTCCTGGCCATTTATCACAAAACAGCTCGATAATTCCGACATCCATGCAAATTTTGTATCGTCGTTAAAAGAAAATTTAAAAGTACCCGAAACAATTAGTGTTTTATATGATGATATCCAACAGATGTTGAAACAGCTTGGTTTCCAATTAGAGGAAATGCCGTTGACTCAGGAAGAATCGCCTGAAACACCGCTGAAAAAGGTGGAATTAACAACACCTGTTGAACAAACTTTTTCTATTCATAATATAGAGCTCGGGAATGCAAAGACTGACATCGAGCATAATTTGGGAATAGCAAAACGAACTTCGCTGAATGAGTATGGGGTCAATTGGCATGCTTATCATGAGAATTACCATAACTTTTTTATGGTGATGTATGATAATAATGATCAAGCAGCGGGTTTATATACCAACCAAGATTTATTGACTTCTACCAATGGCATTAAAATTGGTACTTCATCAAAAGAAAGTGTTCGTAGTATTCTCGGCGAACCGATAACAAAAGTGCAAAAGGGAATGGTCATTTATCAGCTTCAAGAGGAAAGTGACAATGATTTATTTTTGCTTGATGACGCCTATGTGACAATTTTTTACGATAAACACGAAAACAATACGGTCACAGCGATACAAATCATCAGCAAAACGATGGAGGACAACAAAAAGGACTTTTACACGGAAGCTTCGCCAACCTTAAAAGAAGGTTTCGAATATCAAATGTTTGATTTAACGAATGCAGCCCGTGTGAATCACCAGCTCCCAATACTCACATGGGATGATCATGTCCGCGAAACGGCTCGAGAGCATAGTGCTGATATGGCCGAACATGATTATTTCGATCATAAAAATCTTCAAGGACAATCACCATTTGATCGTATGAAAGAGGATGCTGTTGCGTTTCATACTGCAGGGGAAAACCTGGCATATGGTCAATTAAGCAGTATTTTTGCCCATGAAGGATTAATGAATTCACTAGGACACCGTGAAAATATCCTACGTCAAGAATACGAGTACTTAGGAGTCGGTGTCGCATTTAATGAAAAATCACAGCCTTATTATACCCAGAACTATTATGCCAATTAG
- a CDS encoding ribonuclease J: MSKNSVSIFALGGINEIGKNMYVIEYENDIILIDCGGKFPDESLMGIDLIIPDMTYLEENQDNIRAMLVTHGHEDHIGGIPFFLKRFNQVPIYATRFTLGLIELKLEEHRLLRDTELVTIHSDSKLEFGKIGVSFFKVSHSIPDCLGIVFHTPEGNVVHTGDFKFDLTPSNDQYSDIHKMAAIGEQGVIALISESTNAERKGLSPSEQMVGDHLLEAFIKADGKIILSTFASNVNRVQQVVEAAIKTNRKLALLGRSMVNVVDVAMERGYLDMPEGMLISANEIEQFPPDKVAILCTGSQGEPNAALARLSTGNYRDATIYPGDTVVLAASPIPGNEKGVSKIIDNLFQLGAKVIYGSGSSTGMHVSGHGYQEDLKLMLTLMKPTYFIPIHGEYRMLHHHRQLAESVGVEKGNTFIIKNGDVVDIENAVARQTRNIPAGDTYVDGISVGDVGEIVLRDRRQLSEDGMLVIVLTISKSDRKIIQGPDTITRGFVYVKESEDLIREINRLVKKVILELEADNIRQWNVMKQNIKKSVGQYLFKHTKRKPMILPIILEI, translated from the coding sequence ATGAGTAAAAATTCAGTATCTATTTTTGCCTTAGGAGGCATTAATGAAATCGGTAAAAACATGTATGTTATTGAGTATGAGAACGATATTATTCTTATTGATTGCGGCGGGAAATTCCCGGACGAGAGTTTGATGGGTATTGACCTAATAATCCCTGATATGACGTATTTAGAGGAAAACCAGGACAATATCCGGGCGATGCTCGTGACTCATGGGCATGAAGATCATATCGGTGGTATACCCTTCTTTTTAAAAAGATTTAATCAAGTTCCGATATATGCTACTCGTTTTACCTTAGGATTAATTGAGTTAAAGTTAGAAGAGCATCGCCTTCTTCGGGATACAGAGCTGGTGACCATTCACTCTGATTCAAAGCTTGAATTTGGGAAAATTGGTGTGTCTTTCTTCAAAGTGAGTCATAGCATCCCTGACTGCTTAGGTATTGTCTTTCACACTCCAGAAGGGAATGTCGTCCATACCGGTGACTTCAAATTTGATTTAACACCTTCAAATGACCAGTATAGTGATATTCATAAAATGGCGGCAATCGGCGAACAAGGTGTTATCGCCTTAATATCAGAAAGTACCAATGCCGAACGTAAGGGTTTATCTCCATCTGAGCAAATGGTAGGTGACCATTTATTAGAGGCTTTTATAAAAGCAGATGGAAAGATTATTCTTTCCACTTTTGCGTCAAACGTGAACCGTGTTCAGCAGGTGGTTGAGGCAGCGATAAAGACAAACCGTAAGCTTGCCTTACTTGGAAGAAGCATGGTTAACGTAGTGGATGTTGCAATGGAGCGCGGATACTTAGATATGCCAGAAGGTATGCTCATCAGTGCGAATGAGATTGAACAATTTCCTCCTGATAAGGTTGCCATTCTCTGTACTGGAAGTCAGGGTGAGCCGAATGCTGCGCTGGCACGGTTATCAACAGGAAATTATCGTGATGCAACCATTTACCCTGGGGACACCGTTGTTTTAGCAGCGTCGCCTATCCCAGGGAATGAAAAAGGTGTTTCTAAAATTATCGACAACTTATTTCAACTTGGGGCTAAGGTCATTTATGGCTCTGGCAGTTCAACCGGCATGCATGTTTCCGGTCATGGCTACCAGGAAGACCTGAAACTGATGCTGACTCTGATGAAGCCAACCTATTTTATCCCAATTCACGGGGAATACAGAATGCTCCATCATCATAGGCAGTTAGCCGAATCCGTTGGTGTCGAAAAAGGAAATACATTCATTATTAAAAATGGTGACGTCGTTGATATTGAAAATGCAGTGGCAAGGCAGACTCGAAATATTCCTGCTGGAGATACGTATGTAGATGGCATTAGTGTTGGCGATGTAGGAGAAATTGTTTTACGAGACCGAAGACAGCTTTCTGAAGATGGGATGCTTGTCATTGTGTTAACCATCAGCAAATCCGATCGTAAAATTATCCAAGGTCCTGACACGATTACCCGTGGATTTGTCTATGTAAAGGAATCCGAGGATTTAATTAGAGAAATTAACCGCCTAGTTAAGAAAGTTATTCTTGAATTAGAAGCAGATAATATTCGCCAGTGGAACGTGATGAAGCAAAATATTAAAAAATCAGTCGGGCAGTATTTGTTCAAGCATACCAAAAGAAAACCGATGATTCTTCCGATTATCCTCGAAATTTAA
- a CDS encoding RrF2 family transcriptional regulator — MKVSSKGEYALRALLQLGNHQGNVLGIQEISEKTLVSIHYLEQILLQLKKLGYVTSKRGAKGGYMLQREPAEINIGEVIRDLEGPLSPMSCASITKYEPCALEGGCQLKPLWSMVRDTIAFVLERTTLEDLLLNRITKLEGEDIIVVKSASGSTSDGKNS; from the coding sequence ATGAAGGTATCGAGCAAAGGTGAATATGCACTACGAGCCTTACTTCAGCTGGGAAACCATCAAGGAAATGTACTAGGCATTCAAGAGATCTCTGAAAAAACACTGGTTAGCATACATTATTTGGAACAAATCCTGCTTCAATTAAAAAAGCTGGGTTATGTTACGAGCAAGCGAGGTGCTAAGGGCGGTTATATGCTTCAACGAGAACCTGCAGAAATCAATATCGGGGAAGTAATTCGGGATTTGGAAGGTCCTCTGTCACCAATGAGCTGTGCATCCATTACAAAATATGAACCTTGTGCATTAGAGGGGGGATGTCAATTAAAGCCGTTGTGGTCAATGGTACGTGATACAATTGCTTTTGTTTTAGAGAGAACCACACTGGAGGATTTACTTTTAAACCGAATTACGAAGCTAGAAGGAGAGGATATCATTGTCGTCAAAAGTGCGTCTGGATCAACAAGTGATGGAAAAAATAGCTAG
- a CDS encoding YezD family protein — protein sequence MEKIASLLEGLEFGTVQITVHDSQITQIDRLEKHRLPLKSKQITPLSNQSKSR from the coding sequence ATGGAAAAAATAGCTAGTTTACTAGAAGGCTTGGAATTTGGTACCGTCCAAATTACCGTTCACGATTCACAAATTACCCAAATCGACCGCTTAGAAAAGCACCGTTTGCCGCTAAAAAGCAAACAGATAACGCCATTATCAAATCAATCTAAAAGCAGGTAA
- a CDS encoding sulfate ABC transporter substrate-binding protein — protein sequence MMKKIWITLLSLTFLFVAACSNQSTTTTEKDTEAPAVKKEVELLNVSYDPTREFYEEFNKSFAAYWEKEKGQKVTINQSHGGSGKQSRSVIDGLEADVVTLALAYDIDVIAEAGKLPVNWQERLDNNSSPYTSTIVFLVRKGNPKGIKDWDDLVKDGVSVITPNPKTSGGARWNYLAAWGFALEQNNGDEAKAKEFVTKLFKNVPVLDSGARGSTTTFVERGIGDVLIAWENEAFLALNELGKDEFEIVVPSVSILAEPPVTVVDETAKKHGTEEVAKAYLDYLYTEEGQEIAAKNYYRPRSEEVAKKYEDQFPKINLFTIDEVFGGWKNAQKIHFDDGGVFDEIYKP from the coding sequence ATGATGAAAAAAATTTGGATTACACTATTATCGCTAACGTTCCTTTTCGTGGCCGCGTGCTCGAATCAAAGTACAACCACAACTGAGAAAGATACAGAAGCTCCTGCTGTAAAAAAAGAAGTGGAATTATTAAACGTATCCTACGATCCAACAAGAGAATTTTATGAAGAATTCAACAAAAGCTTTGCTGCATATTGGGAGAAAGAAAAAGGGCAAAAAGTAACCATTAATCAATCTCATGGTGGTTCCGGTAAGCAGTCACGATCTGTTATTGACGGTTTAGAGGCCGATGTTGTCACTCTGGCACTAGCTTATGATATTGACGTTATCGCGGAAGCAGGAAAGCTTCCAGTAAATTGGCAGGAACGATTAGATAACAACAGTTCTCCATACACATCTACAATTGTCTTTCTCGTAAGAAAAGGTAACCCAAAAGGCATTAAAGACTGGGATGATCTCGTGAAAGATGGCGTATCCGTGATTACTCCAAATCCTAAAACCTCTGGCGGAGCTAGATGGAATTACCTAGCAGCCTGGGGATTTGCACTAGAGCAAAACAACGGAGACGAAGCAAAAGCAAAAGAATTTGTCACCAAACTCTTTAAAAATGTCCCTGTTTTAGATTCAGGTGCACGCGGTTCTACCACCACATTTGTGGAAAGAGGAATCGGTGATGTATTGATTGCATGGGAAAACGAAGCATTCCTAGCCTTAAATGAATTAGGCAAAGATGAATTTGAAATAGTTGTTCCATCTGTAAGTATCTTAGCGGAGCCACCAGTCACCGTTGTTGATGAAACAGCTAAGAAACATGGAACAGAAGAAGTTGCAAAAGCCTATTTAGACTATCTATATACAGAGGAAGGTCAAGAAATTGCGGCTAAAAATTATTACCGTCCGCGTTCAGAAGAAGTAGCTAAGAAGTACGAAGACCAATTCCCTAAAATAAACTTATTTACGATTGACGAAGTTTTTGGCGGCTGGAAAAATGCCCAGAAGATCCATTTCGATGATGGCGGTGTTTTTGACGAAATCTACAAACCGTAA
- the cysT gene encoding sulfate ABC transporter permease subunit CysT, which produces MANKRKRHRVLPGFGLSMGYTLIYLSLIVLIPIAFLFLKASTLSLADFWETVTDDRVVASYKLTIYTSLIAALVNAVFGTLIAWVLVRYDFYGKRIIDALVDLPFALPTAVAGIALTTIYAPNGWIGQYFEAMGIKVAYTPLGIMVALTFIGLPFVVRSVQPVLQDLDRQYEEAASTLGASSTQIFVKIILPAIFPAILTGFALAFARALGEYGSVVFISGNMPMKTEIVPLLIITKLEQFNYAGAAAIAVVMLVFSFVLLFLINFWQWRTTKKYQMN; this is translated from the coding sequence GTGGCTAATAAGAGAAAGCGACATCGAGTTTTACCAGGATTTGGTCTTTCCATGGGATACACACTCATCTATCTAAGCCTAATCGTGTTGATTCCGATTGCATTCCTATTTTTAAAAGCATCGACGCTCAGCCTGGCTGATTTTTGGGAGACCGTTACCGACGACAGAGTGGTCGCTTCCTATAAATTGACGATATATACTTCTTTAATTGCAGCTTTGGTGAATGCGGTATTCGGGACACTGATTGCATGGGTATTAGTAAGATACGATTTTTATGGGAAGCGAATCATTGATGCCCTAGTAGATTTACCGTTTGCCCTTCCAACGGCGGTGGCAGGGATTGCACTTACCACCATTTATGCTCCTAATGGCTGGATCGGGCAATACTTTGAAGCCATGGGGATAAAGGTAGCTTATACACCACTCGGTATCATGGTGGCATTGACTTTTATCGGTCTTCCTTTTGTCGTACGATCCGTGCAGCCGGTATTGCAGGATTTAGACCGTCAGTATGAGGAGGCAGCTTCTACCCTTGGGGCGAGTTCGACTCAGATTTTCGTAAAAATTATCTTACCTGCCATTTTCCCCGCTATCCTAACAGGGTTTGCCCTTGCCTTTGCAAGGGCTTTGGGTGAATATGGCTCTGTTGTCTTCATATCCGGCAACATGCCGATGAAAACGGAAATTGTTCCATTGCTAATCATAACGAAATTAGAGCAATTCAATTATGCTGGTGCCGCCGCGATCGCGGTTGTGATGCTTGTATTTTCATTTGTTCTATTATTCCTAATAAATTTCTGGCAATGGAGAACAACGAAAAAGTATCAGATGAACTAG
- the cysW gene encoding sulfate ABC transporter permease subunit CysW, whose protein sequence is MIVQELREKNVKANSEPGLLKKWALITIALGFLGLFILVPLIAVFSEGLNKGIELYFASLTERDALSAIKLTLLTAAITIPVNTIFGVLAAWSITKFNFRGKNILITLIDIPFAVSPVIAGLVFVLLFGSQGVLGPFLEANDIKIIFAGPGIILATIFVTFPFVVRELLPIMEEQGTEEEQAAITLGASGWQMFFRVTLPNIKWGLLYGVILCNARAMGEFGAVSVVSGHIRGLTNTIPLHVEILYNEYNFTAAFAAASLLALLAILTLILKSVVEWKTKKH, encoded by the coding sequence ATGATTGTTCAAGAGCTTCGAGAAAAAAATGTAAAAGCCAATTCCGAACCAGGTCTCCTAAAAAAGTGGGCATTAATCACCATTGCCTTAGGCTTTCTAGGATTATTCATACTTGTGCCTTTAATCGCTGTTTTTTCTGAGGGACTAAATAAGGGCATTGAGCTCTACTTCGCATCTTTGACAGAACGTGACGCCTTATCGGCGATTAAGCTAACGTTACTTACAGCTGCGATAACGATTCCAGTTAACACAATTTTCGGGGTGCTGGCCGCTTGGTCGATTACCAAGTTTAATTTTAGAGGTAAAAATATTTTAATTACCTTAATTGACATCCCGTTTGCAGTTTCACCAGTTATTGCTGGCCTCGTTTTTGTTCTTTTGTTTGGTTCACAGGGAGTATTGGGTCCGTTTTTAGAGGCAAATGATATCAAGATTATCTTTGCGGGGCCAGGAATCATTTTAGCAACTATTTTTGTTACGTTTCCATTTGTGGTCAGAGAACTACTCCCCATCATGGAGGAACAAGGAACAGAAGAAGAACAAGCAGCCATTACGCTTGGTGCAAGCGGCTGGCAAATGTTTTTTCGGGTGACATTGCCCAATATTAAGTGGGGCTTACTTTACGGAGTCATTCTTTGTAACGCTCGAGCAATGGGTGAATTCGGAGCGGTATCGGTGGTTTCTGGCCATATTAGAGGTCTAACGAATACCATTCCACTTCATGTTGAAATTTTGTATAACGAATATAATTTTACGGCGGCTTTTGCGGCAGCTTCCTTACTCGCGCTTCTAGCTATACTGACGTTAATTTTAAAAAGTGTTGTGGAGTGGAAAACGAAAAAACATTAA
- a CDS encoding sulfate/molybdate ABC transporter ATP-binding protein: MGITIKDVSKAFGNFPAVNNVNLEIPTGDFVALLGPSGSGKTTLLRLIAGLEGLDTGGIFFNDKDYTYKTIKERNVGFVFQNYALFKHMTIFDNIAFGLKVRPRKTRPSKKEIADKVNELLKLVQLEQLANRYPSQLSGGQRQRIALARALAVEPEVLLLDEPFGALDAKVRQELRHWLREIHQKLNITTIFVTHDQEEALEMADTVVVMNQGKIEQIGSPEEVYQKPANAFVYSFLGRVNEFQDAEASEAVSYIRPHEIVLRKFSQGNSILSEVSHIHIIGSTVRIELRRQDTGALFEAELSIDQYQNMTPIKRGDILFAEFKNIVVFDSSSENKITHEEAKIGMRNTLKSKLI; this comes from the coding sequence ATGGGGATTACAATCAAGGATGTATCAAAGGCGTTCGGAAACTTTCCAGCCGTCAACAATGTCAATCTAGAAATTCCGACAGGCGATTTTGTGGCTTTATTAGGTCCATCTGGTTCGGGTAAAACAACACTTCTGAGGCTGATTGCGGGGTTAGAGGGTTTAGATACGGGAGGAATCTTTTTCAATGACAAGGATTACACCTATAAGACGATAAAAGAACGGAATGTAGGGTTCGTTTTTCAAAATTATGCGCTATTTAAGCATATGACGATATTTGATAATATCGCTTTTGGATTAAAGGTAAGACCGAGGAAAACTCGTCCTTCTAAAAAAGAAATTGCCGATAAGGTAAACGAATTGTTAAAGCTCGTTCAATTAGAACAGCTGGCAAATCGCTATCCTTCTCAGCTTTCAGGGGGACAAAGGCAGCGGATTGCATTAGCAAGGGCACTTGCTGTAGAACCAGAAGTCCTGCTTCTTGACGAACCGTTTGGAGCACTCGATGCGAAGGTTCGTCAGGAATTGCGTCACTGGTTAAGGGAAATCCATCAAAAGCTTAACATTACGACGATTTTTGTCACCCACGACCAAGAAGAGGCACTGGAAATGGCTGATACTGTAGTCGTCATGAATCAAGGAAAAATAGAACAAATTGGCTCTCCGGAGGAAGTGTATCAAAAACCTGCAAACGCTTTTGTTTATAGTTTCTTAGGAAGAGTCAATGAGTTTCAGGATGCTGAGGCGTCGGAGGCGGTCAGTTATATTCGGCCCCATGAAATTGTCCTCCGTAAATTTTCCCAAGGAAACAGCATTTTGTCCGAGGTTTCACATATTCATATAATCGGTTCTACTGTAAGGATCGAATTAAGACGGCAGGATACGGGGGCTCTTTTTGAAGCCGAGTTGAGTATCGATCAGTATCAAAATATGACTCCTATAAAAAGAGGAGATATTCTTTTTGCAGAATTTAAAAATATTGTTGTATTTGATTCTAGTTCAGAAAATAAAATAACACATGAAGAAGCAAAAATTGGTATGAGAAACACATTAAAAAGCAAATTAATATAG
- a CDS encoding MalY/PatB family protein, translating to MKYNFDEIVNRRGTFSVKWDGGQLIKNMGLTERYDEDTIPLFTADMDLPVPQPLIDALHKTVDHRIFGYSVFPDEYFEAVQHWFKKRHNWEFKKEEIVYSPGTVHALNVAVRALTKPGDGVIIQRPVYPPFTSSIEANGRTVVNNALKSNEEGYYSIDFEDFEAKAKDENTKMFILCNPHNPTGRVFTKDELRKLADICAENDVLIIADEIHGDIVRRNQTFIPIAKAAPEHADKIITFTAINKTFNVAGLHCTNVIITNPELKKTFFGVMGMHLPSPFTVSALLAVYHEGEDWLEQLKEYIDGTMEWAVEFLADKMPKVKVRIPEGTYIMWMDFSGYGISPDEVHDRIYNKANVLLEDGKMFGEEGLHYQRICIPSPRPMIKEAFERIAREFADLK from the coding sequence ATGAAATATAACTTTGATGAGATCGTTAATCGAAGAGGTACATTTTCTGTAAAGTGGGATGGAGGCCAACTCATAAAAAATATGGGTCTAACGGAAAGATATGATGAAGATACCATCCCGTTATTTACAGCTGACATGGATTTACCCGTTCCCCAACCGTTAATTGACGCCTTACATAAGACCGTTGATCATCGGATTTTTGGTTATTCTGTATTTCCTGATGAGTATTTTGAAGCGGTCCAGCATTGGTTTAAAAAGAGACATAATTGGGAGTTCAAGAAGGAAGAAATCGTCTACAGTCCAGGTACGGTCCACGCCTTGAATGTTGCTGTAAGGGCACTTACAAAACCAGGTGATGGAGTGATCATCCAACGGCCGGTTTATCCTCCTTTTACATCGTCTATCGAGGCTAATGGTCGAACGGTTGTAAATAATGCGCTCAAGAGTAATGAGGAAGGCTATTATTCGATTGATTTTGAAGATTTTGAAGCGAAAGCCAAAGATGAAAATACGAAAATGTTTATTTTGTGTAACCCTCATAATCCAACTGGAAGAGTGTTTACTAAGGATGAACTAAGAAAATTAGCAGATATTTGTGCGGAAAATGATGTGCTGATCATTGCGGATGAAATTCATGGCGATATTGTCCGACGTAATCAAACCTTTATTCCGATTGCAAAAGCAGCACCTGAGCATGCTGACAAGATAATCACATTTACTGCCATAAACAAGACTTTCAATGTAGCAGGACTTCATTGTACCAATGTCATTATCACGAATCCTGAGCTGAAGAAAACCTTCTTTGGCGTCATGGGCATGCATCTACCATCACCCTTTACCGTCTCAGCCCTTTTGGCCGTTTACCATGAGGGAGAGGATTGGTTAGAGCAGCTGAAAGAATATATCGACGGAACAATGGAATGGGCGGTCGAATTTTTAGCGGATAAAATGCCAAAAGTGAAGGTGAGAATACCAGAGGGAACCTACATTATGTGGATGGACTTTAGCGGCTACGGCATATCCCCTGATGAAGTTCATGACCGAATCTACAACAAAGCCAATGTCCTGTTGGAAGACGGAAAAATGTTCGGAGAAGAAGGCTTGCACTATCAAAGAATCTGTATTCCATCACCAAGACCGATGATAAAAGAAGCATTTGAGAGGATTGCTAGGGAGTTTGCTGACTTAAAATAG
- a CDS encoding NAD-dependent protein deacylase, which produces MESSMLRTCTNLIKNAKNIVVLTGAGISTESGIKDFRSRTGIYQMAPEYILSLDNFYHNPDGFYQFAIENLYHPEARPNQGHEILAKWENDGRVSHIVTQNIDGLHQKAGSKQVIEFHGTMKTASCQNCRKTYTTEEMINRRNTMEEFYVCDHCSTSAKNKRYIKPDVVLFGDTGEWFTMEGFNEIINIIHQADCILVLGTSLKVTPFSTFPQYRREGIPMIIVNKGDTPFDRNKDSYVIHDSIGETLTTINNHINPPIS; this is translated from the coding sequence ATGGAGAGCAGTATGCTTCGAACCTGCACGAACCTGATAAAGAATGCGAAAAACATTGTCGTATTAACGGGTGCAGGCATTAGTACCGAGTCAGGTATTAAGGATTTTCGTTCCCGAACGGGGATTTATCAAATGGCCCCTGAATATATACTCTCACTCGATAATTTTTATCATAATCCAGATGGATTTTATCAGTTTGCCATTGAAAATCTTTACCACCCAGAAGCACGTCCTAATCAAGGGCATGAAATCCTCGCTAAATGGGAAAATGATGGGAGGGTTAGCCATATTGTCACGCAAAATATTGATGGTCTCCATCAAAAAGCAGGTTCTAAACAGGTAATTGAATTTCATGGGACGATGAAAACTGCTTCCTGTCAAAACTGCCGTAAAACCTATACGACCGAAGAAATGATCAACAGACGAAACACAATGGAAGAATTTTATGTTTGTGACCACTGTAGTACGTCTGCGAAAAACAAAAGGTACATCAAACCTGATGTTGTCCTCTTTGGGGATACCGGTGAATGGTTTACGATGGAGGGTTTCAACGAAATTATTAACATCATCCATCAGGCGGACTGCATATTGGTATTGGGAACAAGTTTAAAGGTAACCCCATTCTCAACGTTCCCACAATATAGAAGAGAAGGCATACCTATGATTATTGTCAATAAAGGCGATACACCCTTTGACAGAAACAAAGATTCCTATGTAATCCATGACTCTATCGGAGAAACATTAACCACTATTAATAATCACATTAATCCACCTATTTCCTAG